The sequence AAACAAAATCTTATCCTCTTTAATTTCGACTATTTCTTCAGTTTCATTTTGGTTTATTCCGTTGGTTTGAGCCCAAACTGGCTTATCTCCGGTCATTTTCCAAGTTCCAACTATACGACTTAAAGCATCATTTCTCAGAATCGTTTTCAACGCATCTACTTTTTTAGCAGATTCTTTTCCTAGTTCATTTTCAGGTTTAAGTCTTGAAGCTATGGAAAACAAGTCTAATGCTTTTCTAAAATCAGCTTTTTGGTAATACGAAACGGCTAATTCGTATCTGCTTTTTTGAAATGCAGTTTTCGGATCATTTTGAGAAAAACTTTTAAAAGAAAGCAAAAAAACTAAAAGAACAGGGTATTTTTTCATTAATAATGCAGTTATTTATTTTCTGCAAACCTAACTTTTTATAATGACACTTTGTTACGGTTTTCCACATTTGGATTATTTACTGCAAAAAATAAAAAAGCCGTCATTTTCATTTAGACTGCACCCAAAATTTTAGACAAATTTATAATTAAGTTTGATAATGATGAGCTCGATATTTTATCGGGCTCATTTTGTTTAAATTTGATTTAATTCTTTGGTTATTATAATAGATTATATATCTATTGATTTCTTTTTTTAATTGTTCTATTGATTTGAATTTTTGGGTATAAAACATTTCGGATTTTAATATTCCAAAGAAGTTTTCAATAATTGCATTATCCAAGCAGTTTCCTTTTCTTGACATGCTTTGTTTGATTCCTTTTTGTTCTAATAGATGTTGGTAATGTTTCATTTGGTATTGCCAGCCTTGGTCAGAATGAAGTATCAAATTTGTATTGTTTGGTATTTTCCTAAAGGCTTTTTTCAGCATCATAACTACTTGATTGAACACTGGCCTCTCTGTGAGTTCATAGCTGATTATTTCCCCGTTAAACAAGTCGATTATCGGTGACAAATACAACTTGTTTCCAGCTACATTGAACTCTGTTATATCAGTTGCCCATTTTTGATTTGGGGCTTGTGCTTTAAAATTTCTCTCTAGTATATTTGGGGCTATTTTGCCATTTTCACCTCTATAAGATTTATACTTTTTTACTCTAATAATACTCTTCAGCCCCAATAGATTCATTAACCTGAGAACTGTTTTATGATTGATAATCAATCCCCTGTTTTGCAGTTCATCGGTTATCCTTCTATAGCCATAACGCCCTTTATGCTTTTGATAAATGACTTTAATCAGCTCTTTGGCTTCTTTGTATTTATCAGGTGACTTGCTTTGTTTTTGATGATAATAAAAACTGCTGCGTGCCATATTTGCTAGGTTGAGAAGTAATTCCAAACCAAATTTATGCCTTAATTCGTTTATGGCTTTGGATTTTTCCTGGCTTGAATTAAGGCTTGAAGCTTTTTTAGCAATTCATTCTCACAACGAAGTCTTTCGTTCTCTTTTAGCAGTTCTTGCTCTCTTGTCAAGGGCCTGTCTGATTTGCGGTTTTTGCCTTTATTATCACTCATCGATATGGGTCTGCCTCTTTGTTTTGGTTTTAATCCTGTCAGTCCAAAGTTAGCAAAATCTTTTTTCCATTTTAAAATCATGGAAACATTGGGAATATTGAATCTTATGCCAGCCTGCATCAGGGAAAGAGATTCCTTTTCTATGCGTTTGAGTACTTTCAGCTTAAATTCGGCTGAATAGCTTTGGTTGATTCGTGGCAATAAACCAATTTCACCATATGTCTTATAAAAACTGACCCACTTACGAATATTCCATCTTGCAGTCTGCTTCAATTTTGAAACATATCCAGCTGAATATTTTTTCTTTAAAACCAATTCTACACATTCTAATCTAAATGCATAGTCATACTTTGCTTTTCTTTCCATAAAAAATGCCCCGAATAGTGTCTAACTTTTTGGGGCATGTTCATTTAAAAAGACGGCTTTTTACTTCATATTTATTACCAATTACTGAGCTGACCAAGTATTATTCTTAGGAGTTGCATCCATAAAAATACCACCATCTATTGTAATTTGTTTAATTTGCTTCTTATTTTTCAGAGTAATTGTTGCCAATTTTTGGTTCGTTTCCCAAATTGCAGGCGTTTGATGAATTACTTCAGTTGAATTATCTTCATACACAACTTTTAAATCAAAAGGAACCGCAAATCCTCCAGTATTTTCAATTGCAATTTTATTCTTTTCTACATTTTTAATCGAAAGGTCAATGTAGTTATTAGTGAAAAACCAATTGTTGAAGAACCAATTCAGATTTTTTCCAGTTGCTGTGTTGAACGAATTGAAATAATCCCATGGAATTGGGTGTTTACCATTCCAATTGTCCATATAAGCATGCAAAGCTTTTTTGAATAAATCGTCGCCTAACATATCTTTTAAAGCCAAATACGAAAGAGAAGGTTTTCCATATGAATTATTTCCATAACCCGGTCCTGAAAGTTGAGATGACATTGAAATAATAGGTTGATCCTCTTCTGTAGATAAATCAGTGATATATTGCTGTACTCTAAAGCTTTTGTAAAACTTATCAGCTGCTTCTTTGCCATGTTCTGAAATTCCAATTAAATATTCAAAAGTAGTTGCCCAACCTTCATCCATAAAAGCATAACGTGTTTCATTGATTCCCATGTAAAACGGAAAATAAGTATGCGCCACTTCGTGATCCTGAACCAACTGTGCAAAAACTGGATCTCCCATTTGCGAATCGTTGCACATCATTGGATATTCCATGTCAGCAAAACCTTGAAAAGCCGTCATTTTTGAAAACGGATACGGAACTCCAGGCCAATTATTTGAAAAGAAATCTAATGCATATTGATTATTTTTAATCGAATTCACAAAATCTGTTCCCTTTACATCGTACGCCGCTTGAACACTTGCACGTCGATTTGTTTTTTTGTCCACAACAACACTGCTTGCATCCCACAAATAATGGTCACTTAATCCAAAACAAACATCTGAAATATGTTTTACTTCAAATTTCCAAACGTTCCAATCGTTTTGTTTTGTTACCAAGCCGTTTTTCATTTCTTGCTCACTTGCAATATGCATCACCTCATCGGTTACGTAAGATTTTTTTAAACGTGCCGAAAATTCAGGTTGCAAAACCTCATCTGGATTCAGCAAATCTCCAGTTGCGTAAACCACATAATTTTTCGGCGCTTTTACAGAATAGGTATAATCATTAAAATCATTGTAAAATTCTTGGCGATCGGTGTGAGGAAGCATATCCCAATTGTTATAATCATCAAAAACAGAAACTCTTGGATAACTGTAGGCTGCAAAAAAAGTAGTTTCGTCAATTTGACCTTCTCTCCCGCTTTCTTTAGATAATGGATAATTCCAATCAATATTAATGGTAATTTTAGAATGTGGCACAAGTGCTTTTTTCATTTTAACACTCCCAACAGTTCCCCAGCTTCTTGCATCTTCTTTATAAGCTTCTCCTTCAATTTTCAGAGACGTAATCGTAAGTCCGTTACTTAAAAAATCTTCACTTACACTTCCTCCGCGTGGAGAAGTAGGCTTATGAAGATTATTGACAAATCTAATTTTAAGATTTCTTAGAGTATCATTACTATTATTTTCATAAACAATAGTTTCAGTACCACTAACGATTTTTGTTTTGGCATCTACCGTAATTTCCATGTTGTAATTACCGTGATTCTGCCAATAATTTTTTCCTGGCTTTCCGTCCATAGAGCGGGTTCCTTTTGCATAAGCTTCTTTTATGTTTCTAGGCATATAAAGTTCTTGCGCAAAGGCATTTTGTGCAAAAAATGCCAAAGCAATTAACAAAAACTGCATTGATTTTGTTCTCATAACTGTTTTAAGATTTTGATGATTTTATTTCGCTATAATATTAGTGGATATTTTTAACTTATTGTTACAATTGAGTTAAAAATTTAAAATCAAGTTAGAAAGTACAAAGCACTAAGTACAAAGTGCAAAGTTTAACACTGAGAAATTAAAGAGTGACATTATAAATCTTAGGAACTTAGAATCTTAGCATCTTAGTATCTTTCAAAAAAAACCGTCTCTTTCAAAAAGAAAAAGACGGATCTCCTACAATTAATATATAACCTTAATAACTACAAAATATAATCGGTATTAATGAAATTTGATTCTTTGCTGTTTAGCAATTCCTGCAAAATTTCATTGTTGTAACCGATATCTTTTGAGGCTACGAACGTACGAATTGAAAAAGAACGCAAAGCATCTGGAATACTTAATGTTCCTACAGCAGAGTCTTTACGTCCAGTAAATGGGAACGCATCTGGTCCTCTTTGGCAAGAACTGTTTAAGTTTACTCTACAAACTAAATTTACCAAAGCATCAATAAGCGGTGCCAAAGTTTTAATATCTTTTCCAAACAAACTCACTTGCTGGCCATAATTTGATTCGGCCATATCTTCAAGAGGTTCATTGATATCTTTGAAAGAAATAATTGGAACCACTGGACCAAATTGTTCTTCGTGATACACTCTCATTTCTTTATTTACTGGATATAAAACGGCTGGGAAAATAAAGTTTTCTGTATGTTTTCCTCCCTTTTCATTTATGATATGTGCACCTTTGTGTTTTGCATCATCAATTAATCCCTGAATATAAGCTGGTTTGTCAGTCTCTGGAAGTGGTGTTAATGAAGCCCCTTTTTCCCAAGGATTTCCAAATCCTAAACTATCAACTTTTTCAGCGAAACGTTTGTTGAATTCTTCTCTGATTGATTCATGAACATATAGAACTTTTAAAGCTGTACAACGCTGACCGTTAAAAGATAAAGTTCCTGCAATACATTCCTGAATAGCCAAATCTAAATCGGCATCCGGCAGAATAATCGCTGGATTTTTAGCTTCTAAACCTAAAATCAAACGAAGTCTGTTTTTGTTTGGATGCTGATCCTGCAAAGCAATCGCCGATTTGCTGTTTCCAATTAATGCCAAAACATCAATTTTTCCAGATTTCATAATTGGCGAAGCAACTTCTCTTCCGCGTCCGTAAACGATATTGATAACACCTTTTGGGAAACTGCTTCTGAAAGCTTCCAACAATGGCGAAATACATAAAACGCCATGTTTTGCAGGTTTAAAGATTACGGCATTCCCCATAATCAAGGCCGGAATCAATAAAGAGAAAGTTTCGTTTAACGGATAGTTGTATGGACCAAGACATAAAACAACTCCTAGTGGTCCACGGCGGATCATAGCGTTTACGCCCTGCACTTTCTCAAAATGTGCGCTGCGTCCGTTTAATTCTTTATAACTGGCAATTGTATCATAGATATATTCAACCGTTCTGTCAAATTCTTTTTGCGAATCGCCAAGGTTTTTTCCAATTTCCCACATCAAAAGTTTAACCACTTCCTCACGAGTTTCTTTCATTTGCTTAACGAAATTCTCCATGCATTTGATACGGTCAGCCACTTTCATTGTTGGCCATAAACCTTGTCCTTTATCATAAGCCGCATTTGCAGCTTCAACAACTTCGGCAGCTTCTTTTTCTGCCATAAACGGAATCGATCCTAATAAGGTTGGCGCATATTTTTCTGTAGAGGAAATAGTTGAAAACACAGGTGTAGTTTGTCCTGTCCATTTTTTCAGTTCTCCATTTACAAGATAAGTATCTTGGTTTATCAGCTCTTTAATCTGATATTCTTCGGGTATTAAACTCATAATCTGGTAATTTATAGTTTGGTTATTAATAGCATTTTAAACAAAAAAAGAGGCTTTTATGCGCCTCTTCTTCTATTTTATGGTTGTACGGTATCTCCTTCCCAGTCCAGTATACCACCTAGCAGATTGTAGGCATTCTCAATCCCTAGCTCATTCATTATCTGACATGCTTTGGCGCTTCTGGCACCAGAACGGCAATACACATAATAATTTTTGTTTTTATCTAATTCTTCAATTTCATAAATAAAAGCCTGACCTTTATTGATGTCAATGTTTAAAGCATTCTCAATATAGCCATCATTAAATTCGTCTTCAGTTCTTACATCAAGTATAACTGCATTTTCGTCAGCATTTAACTGAGCAACCCAATCTTCTTGTGATAAATTCATAGTATTATGTGTTTTTGTAAAATTACGACGTTTCTATTTATAAAAAACGTACCAAATGCGATTTCGATTATTATTCTCAGAAAACGTTTTAGAGAAAGGATTATAATCAGTGAATTACAAATTTAGTTACTATTTTTAAAAATTCACTCTACAAAATCGATAGAAAATTAGGATTTATTCATTTGCATAAAATACAACTCAAATACTTATTCCTGATAATTTATACCATAGGAATCTATTATCTTTGTAATAAATTATAATTTTTAATTCGATTTTGATAAAATGTTTTGCCACGAATTACACAAATTAAAGTGTAGAAATTAATGTCTTGGCAAAAAAAATCAACATACCGAAAAAGATAAAGTATTTCAAAAAAAAAAATCGCCATCAAATGCAACGCAGACACCGAATAAATTAGTGAAAATTTGTGCAATTTGTGGCAAAAAAAATAATCCATGCAAAACTCCTTAAAAAATATTTTTCCTAATTTTTCAAACGAACTCATTGCTACGATTGAAGAAAACGGAAGCCAGCAAAATTTTGGGGCGGGAACGATTTTAATGCGTACGGGACAATACATCAAAAACACGGTTTTGATCCTAAAAGGAAAAATCAAAATTTATCGCGAAGGCGAAGATGGTGGCGAGTTTTTAATGTATTATTTACAACCCGGACAAGCCTGCGCCATTTCGATGATTTGCACTGCCAAAAGTGAAAAAAGCCAAATCATGGCCAAAGTTGTCGAAGATGTTACCGTGATGATGATTCCGTTGCAATTGATGGACAAATGGATGATGGAACACCGTTCTTGGTACGAATTTGTTATTGAAACCTACAGAAGCCGTTTTGAAGAAGTCCTGGAAGTGGTTGATAATATTGCTTTCCGATCTATGGATGAACGTTTGGAATTTTATTTAAAAAGACATTCTGATGCTTGTGGCTGTTCTGAAGTCAAACTTTCGCATCAAGAAATCGCAACCGAATTAAATACTTCTAGAGAAGTTGTTTCAAGATTACTCAAAAAAATGGAACAACGTGGTTTGGTAAAACTCAACCGGAACCAGATTGAGTTATTGAAGTGATATTGGCCACAGATTATACTGATTAAACAGATTTTCACAGATTTTTTTGTCACATTGAGCGAAGTCGAAATACTTTGTGGGCTTCGACTTCGCTCAGCCTGACACACTTTTAGTAATTAATCTGTGGCAACCTGTTCCATCTGTAAAATCCGTGGACAATAAAAATCAGCACACAGAAAAAAAATCATTCTAATCAATATAATCTGTGGCAAAACAAAAAAATCCTTCTGTGATAAATGTTACTGTAGAATTCTAATTTACTGAGCAACTTTGCATCAAAATAAATGCAATGGAATATTTAGGCTATTTTGCTTCAATCATAATCGGGATTTCGCTGGGACTAATTGGCGGTGGCGGTTCTATTTTGACCATTCCTATTTTAGTGTATTTATTTAAAGTAAATCCGGAGCAAGCTACATCTTATTCCTTATTTATTGTTGGATTAACCGCGCTTTCCGGAAGCTACAGCCATTACAAAATGGGAAATTTGAAATTAAAATCGGCGTTGTATTTTGCGATTCCTTCTGTGATTTCGATTTTGATTATACGTGAAGTTATCTTTCCGAAAATTGCTTCAACTTTATTTTCAATTGCTTCGTATTCTGTTTCAAAAGATTTTCTGATCATGATTGTTTTTTCAATCCTAATGATCACGGCGGCAATTTCAATGATTCGAAAACCTCAACCCGAATTACAAAGTTCCGAAACTAATTACATTCAATTAAGCATAATTGGTTTCATTGTCGGAATCATAACAGGTTTTCTTGGCGCTGGTGGGGGATTTTTGATTATTCCAGCTTTATTGTTTTTTGCCAAATTGCCAATGAAACAAGCCGTTGGAACTTCTCTTCTAATTATAACAATTAATTCTTCAATAGGCTTTGCGGGAGATTTATACATTGGAACACCAATAAATTACCCATTTTTATTTGGAGTTTCTACAATGGCACTTCTCGGAATGTTGATTGGAAGCCAACTTTCTAAAAAAATCGACGGAGCAAAACTAAAACCGCTCTTTGGATGGTTTGTGCTCGTAATGGGATTTTATATTATTACGAAAGAGGTTTTGTTCTAAAATTTACAACATCACACATATTCGGCAAATTTGTGTAGATTTTTAAATATTTTCAATTTAGTTTACTTGTAAAGCAATCTTTGTCAAAGTTTAATGCTTTGACAAAGATCAAACTAAAAAGATTGTTTAAAATATTTAAATATCATATTTCCATTTTTTATTTTCCTTATCAAATTCTGCACGAACATAACGGATGTACTTTACAGGAACTTTAGTAGTCACATGCTTTTTTTGTTCCCAATCTTTGACCTGACTATATAAATTTATAGCCTCTATTTCAAATTCGTTTAATGGTCGCTTGCTTTTCACACTGAAGCTCTTCAATAATCCAAAAACCGGATCATTTACAAAATCCGGTTCCGAATAATCCATATCCAATCCTGTAAAAATCGAAATCAATTTCCCTTTTTCATCTATATACAATGCCAGTACTGCATATGTTTTTTGATAATCTTTAACCTTTCCATTTCTAAAAACCGAATCTATATCGGTTATTGGCTTCGTATAGTTGAATTCACTTCTGATATCGGGATTATCATTATATATGTAATCTTGCAAATTAAAACGATTTCCGTTGTCTAAGACTTTTTGCACATATGAATCAATCTCTCTTCCTCCTATAAATTCAGAGTTAGAACACATACTACTAAAACCTAACTTCCCATTATTTTCTTGAGCAAAAACCAACCATTCCTGGTATTGATATTCTTCTGTATAACAAGAACTCCATCTTGCATTTTCTTTATTATAATAAGATGTAAAAGACAATTCTTTCGGAATTTTACCTTTTTTATAACTTTCGAGTACTTTAAATTTGATTGTATAAGTTGCAGAATCCTCGCTAAAGATTTTAGAAGTAATTATTCCTTTAAATACATATTTTGAAGAATAAAATTCCAAAATTGTTTTTGGAGTATCACAATCACAAGCAGAAACTTTAATACAGCCAAATAAGAAAAAGAAGAAAGAAAGTATTTTGGTTTTCATGAATTTATAATTATCATAAATAATCTAATTTATTTTTTGGGCGTTTTCGCCGCGGCGAACGGGCTATCCGCTAAATTCCCGATTAACAAAAACTACGGCTAAAAAGCCTTGTCTTTCTAAATAGATAGATGTCGCTTCTATCCCTAACGCAATATCGGGGTCAATGACATTTTTCAATTTCCATATTCTATTTTTTAATTAATCGAATTTTGGTACACTGCATAATTAATTTTCTTCCTTTATTCGTTTCTTCGAATTTTTCTTCTCGTTCTATCTCAAGTTGTAAATCCTCCATCTTCAGCAATTTCAAAATATCTTTTGCCATATTCCTCACCAAATCCCATTCATGACTTGTTTCAAGCAAAAAATCATCCCAAAAATCTGGAGATTTGTCTCCACTTCTGTTGTCAAAAAACAAATCCAATTCCTCAAGTTTTTCAAGCTGTAGATTAGTTAATAAATTAAAATTTCGATATTGATCTACCATTAATGTAAAATACAAATCAAAATCTTCTGCCATTTCACAACAAACTGCACCGTATCCAATAATTTCAAATTGTCTTTCTGAATTACTTGAAAGAGTTATCAAAGTTTTGATTAACTCTCCGAATTTCCAATAGACAAGATTTCTCTCATTTTTCAAGTCAAATTTTCCATAATCTAATAAAGGATGAAATTCCATAATTTACATTTTTGAATTGCCTCCAGCTTTAGCTGGAGGTAAACAAATGTATACAAAAAAGGCTTTAGCCAAAACCGCAAAGTTTGGCTAAAGCCCGATTCAAATCCAAACAAAAACCTCCAGTTAAAACTGGAGGCAATTGATATAATTAATTCGTAAAAATTCGTTACTACAATGATATCCAAAATTCATTTAGTTTCTAAACTTTTGTCAATACTCCAAGGAATATAAGCTTCAAATTCTACCTGAATTAATCCCTCCTTGTCTTCAAAAAATGTCAGACTATTTTGTTCACAAAAACCTATTGAAAAATTATCACAAACATCTACTAATTCAATTTGAAAACTTTCATTCCCAATATTTCTTCTAAAATCTTTACCATCAATAATTTTTCCTTTAAAATGAAACCATCCTGCTATATGATGCAATCCATTTTGCAAAATTTGATACGATAAAATTTCAACTTCCTTTTTATAATCAATCCCTAGATTTAAAAACAAAGTTTTAACTTCTTCAGGAAAAACATTTTCACGATTTTGAATGTAGTTTCTACAATCATTACATAGGCATAATTCTGCTCCACCTTTAATAACATTGGAATAATTCTTAATTGTTAAAGATTTATCAACATCAAATTTCCAATTTTTAAACTGTACTATTTCCATATAATTATTCAATTGCCTCCAGTTAAAGCTGGAGGTAAACAAATGTATACAAAAAAGGCTTTAACCAAAAACCGCAAAGTTTGGCTAAAGCCCAATTCAAATCTAAAAAAAAACCTCCAGTTAAAACTGGAGGCAATTCATTTATATTGATTTTAAAATTTTGTGTAATTTATAGCTATAAAATCCAACAATGGAAATTCAAGTATGTTAAAATAAAAATTCGTGAATTCGTGGCTAACTAAAAACTCAATGTTCCCCATACCCAATATCATCCATCTTACCGCTAAAAACACGATATTGAATAATAAAATAAACAATCACCAAAAACAAAGCAATAAAAAACCAACTCAAACCAGCATTCAATCCATATTCATGCGCTGCTGTATTATAAATTGTTAATGACGGATTTACTTTATTTGTCGAAGGCAAAACATTCGGGAAAATCGAAACTGCTGTCGAGGCAAATCCACCGACTAAAAACAAAGTCGAAAACAAGAATCCGTAACCGTCTTTTTTAAAAGAACGAACTTTAAATAATCCAGCAATTCCAGCGAAAGTCATTAAAGGAAAAAACCACAAAATTGGATTTTCAATAAAATTATGAAACGGCTTTGGCTCAATAAAATGCCAAATTCCCAATGAAATAAAAACCAAAACAAGCAAAACAAAGTTCAGTTTAAAAACTACATTTTTAAGTTTCGGGTTTAAAGACGAATTGGTTTTATAAATAATCCAGTTCGCACCGTGAATCGTCAACGCGACAACACTTACAATTCCCAGAAAAAGCGTAAACCAATCTATAATTCCCAATTCATTTGCTTGCGGACTAAAAGTTGGATTCCACAAAGGCAGAAAGAAAAAATGCGGCTCTTGTGTCGAAACGCCATTTTGAACCATTCCGAGATTGACACCACGAACAATATTTCCTAAAGCAATTCCGAAGAAAAGCGCCAAAAGCAAACTCGCAATTCCGAAAGCTTTATCCCAAATCGCTTCCCACATATGATTGTGAACTTGACCGCGCATTTCCAATCCGATGGCGCGAAAAATCAAAAGCCATAAAATCATAATCAAAGGCAGATAAAATCCGCTGAAAGAAGACGCATATAAAGTTGGAAACGCAAAAAACAAAACACCTCCCGCCGCAATTAACCAAACTTCATTCGCATCCCAAAACGGCCCAATTGAATTGGTAATTGCTTTTTTATCTTTTTCTGTCTCGGCAAAAAATAAATGAATAATTCCTGCGCCAAAATCATAACCGTCTAAAACCAAATAAACAGCTAGAATTCCCATTAAAACTACGTACCAAAAAAATTCCATACTTATATTTTTTCTGTTGAAAGTTCCACATGATGAGGTCCTTTATTGATAATTTTTCCAATCAAAAGCAAAAACAGCATTCCGAGCAAAAGATACAAACCGATAAATCCAAGCAAAGTAAATAATGTATTTCCTGATGAAACTGTTGGCGAAGCTCCGGCTCCGGTTCGCATTAAATTATAAACCAGCCAAGGTTGTCTTCCCAATTCGGCCGTGTACCAGCCGGTTGTGTTGGCGATATAAGGAAACGGCATCATGAACATCAACGACCATAAAAGCCATTTGGTTTCAAATAATTTTCCTCTTATTAATTGAAAAAGAGACAAGAGCATTAATCCGATAAATACAGTTCCAAGACCGACCATAATATGATAGGCATAATACAATCCCGAAATATTCGTTGGATGCAAATCTTCTTCAAACTGGTCTAAACCTTGAATTTCCTGATTCCAATTTCCATAAGTCAGGAAACTCAAAATATTTGGAACGGCGATTTTGTTATCCAATTTCTTGTCTTTTACATCGGGTTGGCCAATTAGTACAATCTCTGAACCTTTCTGTTCCGTATGAAAAATCCCTTCCATTCCGGCAAAAGTCACAGGTTGGTATTTCACTACATTTTTCGCCAATAAATCGCCTGTTGGAACGGCAACGAAAATGCTCGAAATCAATCCGAAAATCACTCCTGTTTTTAAGAACAATTTTCCGAAAGAAACATTTTTTTTACTTAAAATATAAAAAGCTCCAATTCCAGCAACAACAAATGAACTTGTTACCAAAGAAGCGGCTTGATTATGCAAATAAGACGGCCAAAGCCACGGATTTAAGAATAAAGCTTGAAAATTATTCAACACAAATTTTCCGTTTTCTAAGATTTCATAACCTACAGGATTCTGCATCCACGAATGTGTAGCAATAATTAAAAATCCGCTGGCCCAAGAACCGATCATGATTAATAAGCCGGTTACAAAATGCAATTTATGTCCGAGGAGTTTTTCTCCAAATAAAAATATTCCCAAGAAAGAAGATTCGAGAAAGAAAGAAAACATTCCTTCCATGGCAAGCGTTTGCCCAATAATTCCTCCCGTTAATTCGGAAAACTTTGCCCAATTGGTTCCAAACTGAAACTCCATCGGTATTCC comes from Flavobacterium sp. KACC 22761 and encodes:
- a CDS encoding IS3 family transposase; protein product: MAKKASSLNSSQEKSKAINELRHKFGLELLLNLANMARSSFYYHQKQSKSPDKYKEAKELIKVIYQKHKGRYGYRRITDELQNRGLIINHKTVLRLMNLLGLKSIIRVKKYKSYRGENGKIAPNILERNFKAQAPNQKWATDITEFNVAGNKLYLSPIIDLFNGEIISYELTERPVFNQVVMMLKKAFRKIPNNTNLILHSDQGWQYQMKHYQHLLEQKGIKQSMSRKGNCLDNAIIENFFGILKSEMFYTQKFKSIEQLKKEINRYIIYYNNQRIKSNLNKMSPIKYRAHHYQT
- a CDS encoding helix-turn-helix domain-containing protein, giving the protein MERKAKYDYAFRLECVELVLKKKYSAGYVSKLKQTARWNIRKWVSFYKTYGEIGLLPRINQSYSAEFKLKVLKRIEKESLSLMQAGIRFNIPNVSMILKWKKDFANFGLTGLKPKQRGRPISMSDNKGKNRKSDRPLTREQELLKENERLRCENELLKKLQALIQARKNPKP
- a CDS encoding M1 family metallopeptidase, translated to MRTKSMQFLLIALAFFAQNAFAQELYMPRNIKEAYAKGTRSMDGKPGKNYWQNHGNYNMEITVDAKTKIVSGTETIVYENNSNDTLRNLKIRFVNNLHKPTSPRGGSVSEDFLSNGLTITSLKIEGEAYKEDARSWGTVGSVKMKKALVPHSKITINIDWNYPLSKESGREGQIDETTFFAAYSYPRVSVFDDYNNWDMLPHTDRQEFYNDFNDYTYSVKAPKNYVVYATGDLLNPDEVLQPEFSARLKKSYVTDEVMHIASEQEMKNGLVTKQNDWNVWKFEVKHISDVCFGLSDHYLWDASSVVVDKKTNRRASVQAAYDVKGTDFVNSIKNNQYALDFFSNNWPGVPYPFSKMTAFQGFADMEYPMMCNDSQMGDPVFAQLVQDHEVAHTYFPFYMGINETRYAFMDEGWATTFEYLIGISEHGKEAADKFYKSFRVQQYITDLSTEEDQPIISMSSQLSGPGYGNNSYGKPSLSYLALKDMLGDDLFKKALHAYMDNWNGKHPIPWDYFNSFNTATGKNLNWFFNNWFFTNNYIDLSIKNVEKNKIAIENTGGFAVPFDLKVVYEDNSTEVIHQTPAIWETNQKLATITLKNKKQIKQITIDGGIFMDATPKNNTWSAQ
- a CDS encoding NADP-dependent glyceraldehyde-3-phosphate dehydrogenase is translated as MSLIPEEYQIKELINQDTYLVNGELKKWTGQTTPVFSTISSTEKYAPTLLGSIPFMAEKEAAEVVEAANAAYDKGQGLWPTMKVADRIKCMENFVKQMKETREEVVKLLMWEIGKNLGDSQKEFDRTVEYIYDTIASYKELNGRSAHFEKVQGVNAMIRRGPLGVVLCLGPYNYPLNETFSLLIPALIMGNAVIFKPAKHGVLCISPLLEAFRSSFPKGVINIVYGRGREVASPIMKSGKIDVLALIGNSKSAIALQDQHPNKNRLRLILGLEAKNPAIILPDADLDLAIQECIAGTLSFNGQRCTALKVLYVHESIREEFNKRFAEKVDSLGFGNPWEKGASLTPLPETDKPAYIQGLIDDAKHKGAHIINEKGGKHTENFIFPAVLYPVNKEMRVYHEEQFGPVVPIISFKDINEPLEDMAESNYGQQVSLFGKDIKTLAPLIDALVNLVCRVNLNSSCQRGPDAFPFTGRKDSAVGTLSIPDALRSFSIRTFVASKDIGYNNEILQELLNSKESNFINTDYIL
- a CDS encoding rhodanese-like domain-containing protein, which gives rise to MNLSQEDWVAQLNADENAVILDVRTEDEFNDGYIENALNIDINKGQAFIYEIEELDKNKNYYVYCRSGARSAKACQIMNELGIENAYNLLGGILDWEGDTVQP
- a CDS encoding Crp/Fnr family transcriptional regulator, with translation MQNSLKNIFPNFSNELIATIEENGSQQNFGAGTILMRTGQYIKNTVLILKGKIKIYREGEDGGEFLMYYLQPGQACAISMICTAKSEKSQIMAKVVEDVTVMMIPLQLMDKWMMEHRSWYEFVIETYRSRFEEVLEVVDNIAFRSMDERLEFYLKRHSDACGCSEVKLSHQEIATELNTSREVVSRLLKKMEQRGLVKLNRNQIELLK
- a CDS encoding sulfite exporter TauE/SafE family protein, whose translation is MEYLGYFASIIIGISLGLIGGGGSILTIPILVYLFKVNPEQATSYSLFIVGLTALSGSYSHYKMGNLKLKSALYFAIPSVISILIIREVIFPKIASTLFSIASYSVSKDFLIMIVFSILMITAAISMIRKPQPELQSSETNYIQLSIIGFIVGIITGFLGAGGGFLIIPALLFFAKLPMKQAVGTSLLIITINSSIGFAGDLYIGTPINYPFLFGVSTMALLGMLIGSQLSKKIDGAKLKPLFGWFVLVMGFYIITKEVLF
- the cydB gene encoding cytochrome d ubiquinol oxidase subunit II — translated: MEFFWYVVLMGILAVYLVLDGYDFGAGIIHLFFAETEKDKKAITNSIGPFWDANEVWLIAAGGVLFFAFPTLYASSFSGFYLPLIMILWLLIFRAIGLEMRGQVHNHMWEAIWDKAFGIASLLLALFFGIALGNIVRGVNLGMVQNGVSTQEPHFFFLPLWNPTFSPQANELGIIDWFTLFLGIVSVVALTIHGANWIIYKTNSSLNPKLKNVVFKLNFVLLVLVFISLGIWHFIEPKPFHNFIENPILWFFPLMTFAGIAGLFKVRSFKKDGYGFLFSTLFLVGGFASTAVSIFPNVLPSTNKVNPSLTIYNTAAHEYGLNAGLSWFFIALFLVIVYFIIQYRVFSGKMDDIGYGEH